Proteins from a single region of Candidatus Rubrimentiphilum sp.:
- a CDS encoding M55 family metallopeptidase yields the protein MRLYVSCDMEGTAGVCSWLQCDPSNAHEYPIYRRYMTQEVRAAIDGARKGGATDVVVNDSHWDMRNLLWDELPADVRVISGARKPFSMTQGMDERFNGAIFTGYHARAGDENGVLAHTYTGETIYNVRVNGVACSEALLNAAMAGHYGIPLLMVTGDRVVVEHVAEHMPWVTGVIVKDGIGHYAANSLTPKAAQAAIREAATRAVRDASNAKLFTFEPPLALEIDTVHAEQADFIELMPGYQRIAGRTVRFEAGDYPSIFRAFAAAFRLGGAANVRA from the coding sequence GTGCGGTTATACGTTTCATGCGATATGGAAGGCACGGCCGGCGTCTGCAGCTGGCTGCAATGCGATCCATCGAACGCGCACGAGTATCCGATCTACCGCCGCTATATGACGCAGGAAGTGCGCGCCGCGATCGACGGCGCCCGCAAGGGCGGTGCGACCGATGTCGTCGTGAACGACTCGCACTGGGATATGCGCAATCTTCTCTGGGACGAACTGCCCGCCGACGTGCGCGTGATTTCAGGCGCGCGCAAACCCTTTTCGATGACCCAAGGGATGGACGAACGTTTCAACGGCGCGATTTTCACCGGATATCACGCGCGCGCGGGCGACGAGAACGGTGTGCTCGCTCACACATACACCGGCGAGACGATTTACAACGTCCGGGTCAACGGCGTGGCATGCAGCGAGGCGCTGCTGAATGCGGCGATGGCGGGCCACTACGGCATTCCGCTGCTCATGGTTACGGGCGATCGCGTGGTTGTAGAGCACGTCGCCGAGCATATGCCGTGGGTAACCGGCGTCATCGTGAAAGACGGCATCGGTCACTACGCCGCAAATTCGCTGACCCCCAAAGCGGCGCAAGCGGCGATTCGCGAGGCGGCCACGCGGGCGGTACGCGACGCATCCAACGCTAAATTGTTTACGTTCGAACCACCGCTCGCACTCGAAATCGACACCGTTCACGCCGAACAAGCTGACTTCATCGAGTTGATGCCCGGCTATCAGCGAATCGCCGGACGGACGGTGCGTTTCGAAGCCGGCGACTACCCTTCGATCTTCCGCGCCTTCGCCGCCGCCTTCCGCCTAGGCGGAGCCGCTAACGTGCGCGCATGA
- a CDS encoding tetratricopeptide repeat protein: protein MVDTPKRGLPPRVYVPIVIVVGALFLGIIGYLVKIGFSTGGSVFGTGTGANRQASASGAATAGPASVNVQGGPPAGVRVQLQELRDRIARSPKDDVALTQLGDLYLAVGKYSEAIPYYTRALATNPHNVAAHEGLTEARADLKDSP, encoded by the coding sequence GTGGTCGACACTCCCAAGCGCGGCTTACCGCCGCGCGTCTATGTTCCCATCGTTATCGTTGTTGGCGCGCTCTTTTTGGGCATCATCGGCTATCTTGTAAAAATCGGCTTCTCTACGGGCGGATCCGTTTTCGGGACCGGCACCGGCGCGAACCGGCAAGCAAGTGCCTCGGGCGCCGCGACCGCCGGGCCCGCGTCGGTCAATGTCCAGGGAGGACCGCCCGCCGGCGTTCGCGTGCAGCTGCAAGAGTTGCGCGACCGGATCGCGCGAAGCCCTAAAGACGACGTAGCGCTGACGCAACTTGGCGATCTCTACCTTGCGGTTGGAAAGTACAGCGAAGCAATCCCTTACTACACGCGCGCACTGGCCACAAATCCTCACAACGTGGCCGCGCACGAAGGTTTGACCGAAGCGCGCGCCGATCTGAAAGATTCTCCCTAG
- a CDS encoding NAD(P)/FAD-dependent oxidoreductase, which translates to MTRIVILGGGFAAVGVAQRLERILRPGEAEVTLISRENFSLFTPMLPEVSSGALDTRHIVTPIRAQLRKTHFILADVTGLDMNSREVLYTHTLTGVAERLRYDQLVITTGASTSTFGLPGVAERVFALKTLEDAAILRNRFMWLLELADDAPEEERKKLLTLVVVGGGFTGVETAGEMVELFRNVERFYPNVRRSDVRIVLVEGGKTLLPGLPARMGSYAESFLRSRGVEVLTGDGVRGADDDGIELAGGKRIETRTIVWSAGIKPRVLAGSERLARAKSGAILTAADMSVPDHRGIWACGDCAAIPDGSGGFFPPTAQHAIREGPLLADNLVAAMHGRPTRPFHYASLGMMASLGARKAVAQLPGNHVLTGFLAWFLWRTYYLARLPGLDRKLRVAFDWTLELLFPRDISELRVYTRRAQSSAAADAGLIARDENL; encoded by the coding sequence GTGACGCGGATCGTTATTCTGGGCGGAGGCTTTGCCGCCGTCGGCGTTGCCCAACGATTGGAGCGCATCTTGCGGCCTGGCGAAGCCGAAGTGACGCTGATCAGCCGCGAGAATTTTTCGCTGTTTACGCCGATGCTGCCCGAAGTGAGTTCGGGCGCACTCGACACGCGTCACATCGTGACGCCTATTCGCGCGCAGCTACGCAAGACGCATTTCATTCTGGCGGACGTGACCGGGCTCGACATGAACTCGCGCGAGGTACTGTACACGCACACCTTGACCGGCGTTGCGGAACGGCTACGCTACGATCAACTCGTGATTACGACGGGAGCCTCGACCTCGACATTCGGCTTGCCCGGGGTTGCGGAGCGAGTCTTCGCACTCAAGACGTTGGAAGACGCCGCGATCCTGCGCAACCGCTTCATGTGGCTGCTCGAGCTTGCCGATGACGCCCCGGAAGAAGAGCGCAAGAAGCTGCTGACGCTCGTGGTTGTCGGTGGCGGATTTACGGGCGTCGAGACCGCGGGCGAGATGGTCGAATTATTTCGCAACGTTGAGCGGTTCTATCCGAACGTGCGGCGCAGCGACGTGCGCATCGTGCTGGTCGAAGGCGGCAAGACGCTGCTGCCGGGTCTGCCCGCGCGCATGGGATCGTACGCGGAAAGCTTTCTGCGCAGCCGCGGGGTAGAAGTCTTGACGGGCGACGGCGTACGCGGCGCGGATGACGACGGCATCGAGCTTGCTGGCGGCAAGCGCATCGAAACGCGTACGATCGTGTGGAGCGCGGGCATCAAGCCGCGCGTGCTCGCCGGCAGCGAACGCCTGGCGCGCGCGAAAAGCGGCGCGATCCTCACCGCAGCGGACATGAGTGTTCCCGATCATCGCGGAATTTGGGCTTGCGGCGACTGCGCTGCGATTCCGGATGGCAGCGGCGGATTTTTCCCGCCGACGGCCCAGCACGCTATTCGTGAAGGCCCTTTGCTTGCCGACAACCTGGTCGCGGCAATGCACGGGCGGCCAACGCGACCATTTCATTACGCGTCACTGGGCATGATGGCCTCACTGGGCGCGCGCAAAGCGGTCGCGCAGCTGCCTGGAAATCACGTGCTGACGGGCTTTCTGGCGTGGTTCTTGTGGCGCACGTACTATTTGGCGCGCTTGCCCGGCTTGGACCGCAAGTTGCGCGTGGCGTTCGACTGGACGCTTGAACTGCTCTTTCCGCGCGACATCTCCGAACTGCGCGTCTACACCCGGCGCGCTCAGTCCAGCGCGGCGGCGGACGCGGGGCTTATAGCGCGCGACGAGAATCTGTGA
- a CDS encoding site-2 protease family protein: MSDDRKEPPKNPWASGFSAERPENRAYDVHEGEYLPPDAKKERAKKTAEGIGAAGLGIGALLLKFKSLLLVLFNFKALFILLKFGGSLFVSLWFYALFWGWKFALVFILMLAVHEFGHYVTIRGYGLPARLPMFVPFFGAYTVGGVPDNLEHDAYIALAGPLTGLGAAAVCFGFGYEFHSSFWYMAAYVGAFLNLFNMIPVLPFDGGRIAGALSPLLWIGGFVVFIVLAITLHISLFFVIIFGLLAIPSAISAWRGHVDPRFAAMTSAARVRVALWYLATLFALFYLMTLSHSILGANPAFRA, from the coding sequence GTGAGCGACGATCGGAAAGAGCCGCCCAAGAACCCGTGGGCCTCCGGCTTTAGCGCCGAACGTCCGGAGAACCGGGCATACGACGTTCACGAGGGCGAATATCTTCCGCCCGACGCCAAAAAAGAACGCGCCAAAAAAACGGCCGAAGGCATCGGGGCGGCAGGGCTCGGCATCGGCGCGCTACTCTTAAAATTCAAATCTCTGCTGCTCGTGCTTTTCAACTTTAAGGCACTGTTCATACTTTTGAAGTTCGGCGGATCGCTTTTTGTCTCGCTCTGGTTTTACGCGCTTTTCTGGGGCTGGAAGTTCGCCCTTGTTTTTATATTGATGCTCGCGGTGCACGAGTTCGGGCATTACGTGACCATCCGCGGGTACGGTCTACCGGCACGATTGCCCATGTTCGTTCCCTTTTTCGGCGCCTATACGGTCGGCGGCGTACCGGACAACCTCGAACACGATGCTTATATCGCGCTGGCGGGTCCGCTCACGGGCTTGGGCGCCGCCGCAGTCTGCTTCGGCTTCGGATACGAGTTTCATAGCTCGTTTTGGTACATGGCCGCGTACGTCGGCGCGTTCCTCAATCTCTTCAACATGATTCCCGTGCTGCCGTTCGACGGAGGCCGCATCGCCGGCGCGCTCTCGCCGCTCTTGTGGATTGGCGGATTTGTCGTATTCATCGTGCTCGCGATTACGCTGCACATATCCTTATTCTTCGTCATTATTTTCGGACTGCTCGCGATTCCGAGCGCGATCTCCGCCTGGCGCGGTCACGTGGATCCTCGCTTCGCCGCTATGACGTCCGCGGCGCGCGTGCGCGTAGCGCTTTGGTACCTGGCCACACTGTTCGCGCTCTTCTATCTCATGACGCTGTCGCATAGCATTCTCGGAGCGAACCCGGCCTTTCGCGCGTGA
- a CDS encoding peptide ABC transporter substrate-binding protein: MKRILAAAIATVFALAGCTQTANQTASPTLVASNGTDHTVMGEVTARVNKFTIPHVLRYSTASDISSLNPHLAQQTEVGLLSSLTMAWLIKWDVHNNPIPELATEVPTPENGGVSKNGLTITYHIRKGVKWSDGAPFNADDVVFSTRVVLNPANNEVGRLGWDRIVKIDEPDKYTVIYHLKKPYSPFVQTFFSSAGANPCVLPKHILGGLPNINRAPYNSLPVGIGPFKYLRWDRASRVVMVANPLYFRGIPKLQRIEFVIIPDRNTVLTQLQARDLDMWYPVPGNYYARANSIPGFTIVRLPSYYFNHLDFNTSRPGLSDPVVRQALRFAIDRQTIYHKVAHNIGYLQEEPAAHTAPYWDPTIKLVPFDIAQANAMLDKAGWVRGPDGIRAKNGTKLALQVVSSTGTPDTNLQIELIRSWWKQIGVSLSLKVYPAELLFAPVQDGGIVYGGKWDVIFFSWGLDPLGDFSSIYGCGSIPPNGQNDVRWCNQKANNAMTALYGHYEQAERNKDDAIVQEAIVADVPTVVTTGREDIYVVNKDLHNFHPNAVSPFDDFMNVDI; the protein is encoded by the coding sequence ATGAAACGTATTCTTGCCGCTGCGATCGCCACCGTCTTCGCTTTAGCCGGATGCACGCAGACTGCTAACCAAACGGCGAGCCCGACCCTTGTCGCGAGCAACGGCACCGATCACACTGTGATGGGTGAGGTTACCGCTCGCGTGAACAAATTCACGATACCCCACGTTTTGCGCTACTCTACGGCGTCTGATATTTCGTCGCTCAATCCGCATCTCGCTCAGCAGACCGAAGTCGGCCTATTGTCGTCGCTGACGATGGCGTGGCTCATCAAGTGGGACGTCCACAACAATCCAATACCGGAGCTCGCGACCGAGGTCCCCACACCTGAGAACGGCGGCGTCAGCAAGAACGGCTTGACGATCACGTATCACATCCGCAAGGGCGTGAAATGGTCGGATGGCGCGCCCTTTAATGCCGACGACGTCGTCTTCTCCACGCGCGTCGTGCTCAATCCGGCCAACAACGAGGTCGGCCGTCTAGGTTGGGACCGCATCGTGAAGATCGACGAACCGGACAAATACACCGTGATCTATCACCTGAAGAAACCGTATTCGCCGTTCGTTCAAACGTTTTTTTCGAGTGCCGGTGCGAACCCGTGTGTCCTTCCAAAACATATTCTAGGCGGATTGCCGAACATCAATCGGGCGCCGTACAATTCTCTGCCGGTCGGCATCGGTCCATTCAAGTATCTGCGCTGGGATCGCGCTTCGCGCGTGGTCATGGTTGCCAACCCGCTCTATTTCCGCGGAATACCCAAGCTGCAGCGAATTGAGTTCGTCATCATTCCGGACCGGAACACTGTTCTAACGCAGCTGCAAGCCCGGGACCTCGACATGTGGTACCCGGTTCCTGGAAATTATTACGCCCGCGCGAACAGTATTCCAGGTTTCACCATTGTGAGGCTTCCGAGCTATTACTTTAACCATCTCGATTTCAACACATCACGGCCCGGGCTAAGCGATCCGGTCGTCCGCCAAGCGCTGCGGTTTGCAATCGACCGCCAGACGATCTATCACAAAGTCGCTCACAACATCGGGTATCTGCAGGAAGAACCCGCGGCGCATACAGCCCCGTACTGGGATCCGACGATCAAGTTGGTGCCCTTTGACATCGCGCAGGCCAACGCGATGCTCGACAAAGCGGGATGGGTGCGCGGGCCGGACGGAATTCGCGCCAAGAACGGAACGAAGCTCGCGCTTCAAGTCGTAAGCTCCACGGGCACCCCGGATACGAATCTGCAGATCGAGCTGATCCGCAGCTGGTGGAAGCAGATTGGCGTCTCGCTTTCGCTGAAAGTCTATCCGGCAGAGTTGCTATTCGCGCCCGTTCAGGACGGAGGAATCGTCTATGGCGGGAAGTGGGACGTGATCTTTTTCTCATGGGGACTCGATCCTCTGGGAGATTTCTCGAGCATCTACGGGTGCGGCTCGATTCCACCGAACGGTCAAAATGACGTCCGCTGGTGCAACCAAAAGGCCAACAACGCTATGACGGCCTTATACGGACACTACGAGCAAGCCGAACGCAACAAAGACGACGCTATCGTGCAAGAAGCGATCGTGGCCGATGTGCCAACAGTCGTTACTACGGGGCGCGAGGACATCTACGTCGTGAACAAAGACCTCCACAATTTCCATCCCAACGCGGTTTCGCCGTTCGACGACTTCATGAACGTCGACATTTAA
- a CDS encoding M55 family metallopeptidase, translated as MKVYISADMEGTAGVCSWDQVDARSYTADYFIYQKIMTAEVCAAIDGGRKGGAREFLVNDSHGPMRNLLLDELPDDARIIFGNRKPFSMVQDLDGTFGGVFFTGYHGAIGEPNATLCHTYTPSVIYDVRINGVRCSEATLNAALAGHHGVPVLLITGDRATIETAKAQMPWITGVIVKESIGNFAVDSMSPQAAQDAIREGAARAARSAKDAQPFRFEPPVTMEIDLAKVEQADWIAVIPGFERSGDRTVRFTSTDYPTVFKAFVAAFRLGGIA; from the coding sequence ATGAAGGTCTATATTTCGGCCGACATGGAAGGCACGGCCGGCGTCTGCAGCTGGGATCAAGTCGATGCGCGCAGCTACACTGCCGATTACTTCATTTACCAAAAAATCATGACCGCCGAGGTGTGTGCCGCCATCGATGGCGGCCGTAAAGGCGGCGCGCGCGAGTTCCTGGTCAACGATTCGCATGGGCCGATGCGCAATCTGCTTCTCGACGAACTGCCCGATGACGCGCGGATCATTTTTGGAAACCGCAAGCCCTTCTCGATGGTCCAGGACCTGGACGGCACGTTCGGCGGCGTCTTCTTCACCGGTTACCACGGCGCTATCGGTGAACCCAACGCGACGCTCTGTCACACGTACACGCCGTCCGTAATCTACGACGTGCGAATCAACGGCGTGCGCTGCAGCGAAGCCACGCTCAATGCGGCGCTGGCGGGCCATCATGGCGTTCCGGTTTTGCTGATTACCGGCGACCGTGCGACCATCGAGACCGCCAAAGCGCAAATGCCGTGGATAACGGGCGTGATCGTCAAGGAAAGTATCGGCAACTTCGCCGTGGATTCGATGTCGCCGCAAGCTGCGCAGGATGCCATCCGCGAAGGAGCCGCGCGGGCAGCCCGCTCGGCGAAGGATGCGCAGCCCTTCCGGTTCGAGCCGCCGGTTACAATGGAGATCGATCTAGCGAAGGTCGAGCAAGCGGATTGGATCGCGGTGATCCCAGGCTTCGAACGCAGCGGAGACCGCACTGTACGCTTCACGAGCACAGATTATCCGACGGTGTTTAAGGCTTTCGTGGCGGCTTTCCGGTTGGGCGGCATCGCATAG
- a CDS encoding CARDB domain-containing protein yields the protein MEHSSKFVQRAVLVAAMLAACTANAVAQVRPTPTPSPTPIPTPTPSPRPLPRGIAPPSPIYPIMAGLQANPPFSFLWTPVNGATRYELQISDRFDVRSHVLVDVVVPGIAYGFSNLNVPGSGFTALQPAGVPLPGGPYHWRVRAINGGTATIFSPIANFTLGTVSGGMPIHDLAVASISVDGDPVAGIPSAILVRIENRGSFPATGANVMVTAGGQTIASERVKPLIPGDSDTVALSWTPPTSGFANIVAKLDYADDIPAHKNGSFTFSVQPQKTVQASFLGVIGGMCGSYVLQDAQGNTIAQLLLPHGVLPTPSLYGQTVLVTGNFSIGAQGPQIAATSVRLAAAANSGRNPCQ from the coding sequence TTGGAACACAGTTCTAAGTTCGTACAGCGGGCAGTCCTTGTCGCAGCGATGCTCGCGGCGTGCACCGCCAATGCCGTTGCGCAAGTCAGGCCAACGCCGACTCCCTCGCCAACGCCAATTCCTACTCCGACGCCGTCGCCGCGCCCGTTGCCGCGCGGCATCGCTCCACCTTCACCGATCTATCCGATTATGGCCGGACTGCAGGCAAATCCGCCGTTCAGCTTTCTGTGGACGCCGGTAAACGGTGCGACGCGTTACGAGCTGCAGATTTCGGATCGCTTCGACGTTCGTTCGCACGTGCTCGTGGACGTCGTTGTTCCGGGCATTGCCTACGGGTTTTCGAATCTCAACGTTCCCGGTTCCGGCTTCACCGCGTTGCAACCGGCCGGAGTCCCGCTGCCGGGCGGTCCGTATCACTGGCGCGTTCGCGCGATAAACGGCGGCACCGCAACGATATTTTCGCCCATCGCGAATTTCACGCTTGGAACGGTTTCCGGGGGAATGCCGATTCACGATCTCGCGGTTGCGTCAATCAGCGTGGACGGCGACCCTGTCGCGGGAATACCTTCGGCTATTCTCGTGCGCATCGAGAACCGCGGATCGTTTCCGGCTACCGGAGCGAACGTGATGGTCACCGCCGGAGGACAAACGATAGCATCGGAGCGGGTGAAGCCGCTCATCCCCGGGGACAGCGATACGGTCGCGCTTTCGTGGACGCCGCCGACTTCCGGATTTGCGAACATCGTCGCGAAGCTCGACTATGCGGACGACATCCCGGCCCACAAAAACGGTTCGTTCACTTTCTCCGTCCAGCCGCAAAAAACGGTTCAGGCCTCGTTTCTCGGCGTCATCGGCGGAATGTGCGGTTCGTACGTCTTGCAGGATGCGCAAGGAAACACAATCGCGCAGTTGCTACTTCCGCACGGCGTGTTACCGACGCCCTCACTCTACGGCCAAACGGTATTAGTCACCGGCAACTTTTCGATCGGCGCGCAGGGTCCGCAGATCGCGGCTACTTCAGTTCGGCTTGCGGCCGCCGCGAATTCCGGGCGCAATCCCTGCCAGTGA
- a CDS encoding peptide ABC transporter substrate-binding protein: MTLRVCAALFLGAALVCCSANHGPQPAGTHRLHPWTIPGTFRWADGEDIDNLNPLLSTETLVNDLSSFTMGYFFVFNDKGDAIPSLCLQVPTKANGLISADGKSLTFKLRRGVVWHDGAPFTSADVAFTVKTILDPHTNVLTREGWDLITRVDTPDKYTVVFHLKKPYAAFINHYFTPVGNPAILPKHLLEGREINRAPYNGLPVGLGPFRYVRWARGSEVVMEAFPRWWGGPPKLKRVIFKIIPDSNSVGVALQSHGIDAYIRVPTFQFQQVQRIPDTRTIAHDVTSYGHIDFNLRNPMLADPQVREALARAIDVHLMWKKIDHGAGYLACTPISHLSWAYDPQASCYTFDLKAAAAQLERDGWKLGDDGLRHKNGATLRFDFAGNTGNPGLDSRVLMIQQWFKTIGVGLDYTRYATNKLFASYAAGGVVATRRYDLASYAWTVAPDPDLTNLVACSRISPAGQNYMAYCDREVDRALADALVHYEPARRRADYILMQELLARDVPFIVLSQRTDHVTFNDDFTGINPGPQSMFWNPQAISN; this comes from the coding sequence GTGACCCTCCGGGTTTGCGCGGCGCTCTTTTTGGGCGCCGCGCTCGTTTGCTGCTCCGCGAATCACGGACCGCAACCGGCGGGGACGCACCGCCTGCACCCGTGGACGATTCCCGGCACGTTCCGCTGGGCGGACGGCGAGGACATAGACAACCTCAATCCGCTCCTCTCGACCGAAACGCTCGTCAACGATCTGTCCTCGTTTACGATGGGGTATTTCTTTGTCTTCAACGACAAGGGTGATGCGATTCCATCGCTTTGCTTACAAGTTCCGACAAAGGCGAACGGGCTGATCTCGGCGGACGGCAAATCGCTCACGTTCAAACTGCGTCGCGGCGTTGTGTGGCACGACGGTGCGCCGTTCACGTCGGCCGATGTCGCGTTCACCGTAAAAACTATTCTCGATCCGCATACCAACGTGCTGACGCGCGAGGGCTGGGACCTCATCACGCGGGTCGACACGCCGGACAAATACACCGTCGTCTTTCACTTGAAGAAACCGTATGCGGCCTTCATAAACCACTATTTCACGCCGGTCGGAAACCCGGCGATCTTGCCGAAACATCTGCTCGAAGGGCGCGAGATCAACCGCGCGCCGTACAACGGCTTGCCGGTCGGCCTCGGCCCGTTCCGCTACGTGCGCTGGGCGCGCGGCAGCGAAGTCGTCATGGAGGCATTTCCGCGCTGGTGGGGCGGCCCGCCGAAGCTCAAACGCGTGATCTTCAAGATCATTCCGGACTCAAACTCGGTCGGCGTCGCGCTGCAGTCGCACGGCATCGACGCCTATATCCGCGTGCCGACCTTCCAGTTTCAGCAAGTTCAAAGAATTCCTGATACACGGACGATCGCACACGACGTCACGTCGTACGGGCACATCGACTTCAATTTGCGGAATCCGATGCTGGCCGACCCGCAGGTGCGAGAGGCACTGGCCCGTGCCATTGACGTGCATTTAATGTGGAAGAAGATCGACCACGGCGCCGGGTACCTGGCGTGCACACCCATCTCGCACTTGAGTTGGGCCTACGATCCGCAAGCCTCGTGTTACACGTTCGATTTGAAGGCGGCGGCGGCGCAACTCGAACGCGACGGCTGGAAACTCGGTGACGACGGCCTGCGGCACAAGAACGGCGCGACGCTGCGTTTTGACTTCGCGGGCAATACCGGCAATCCGGGACTGGATTCGCGCGTCCTGATGATCCAGCAATGGTTCAAGACGATTGGTGTCGGCTTGGACTACACGCGGTATGCGACGAACAAACTCTTTGCTTCATACGCGGCCGGCGGCGTCGTCGCGACGCGCCGCTACGATTTGGCCTCGTATGCGTGGACCGTCGCCCCGGACCCCGACCTCACTAACCTCGTCGCATGCTCGCGCATCTCGCCGGCGGGCCAAAACTACATGGCCTATTGCGACCGCGAGGTCGACCGCGCGCTCGCCGATGCACTGGTACACTACGAACCCGCACGGCGGCGCGCCGATTACATTCTCATGCAAGAGCTGCTTGCGCGAGACGTACCTTTCATCGTTTTGAGCCAGCGCACCGATCACGTCACGTTCAACGATGACTTCACCGGCATCAACCCCGGGCCGCAGAGTATGTTCTGGAATCCACAGGCGATCTCGAACTGA
- a CDS encoding SprT-like domain-containing protein produces the protein MPSETDLQLLFAELNNYYFNGEVPVCRIRYNSRFSNSAGRITYSTRPVLIELSTKHFREHPEALRETLLHEMIHAWLYDRTGDTGHGSEFRKKMAECGLTSIYHDLGNMKPFNESAKRYILRCEQCALEILRRRLPRAAMSCGRCSKQGYDPRFPLTLLEVTETRELGVTVPRAAFKSQP, from the coding sequence GTGCCGAGCGAAACCGATCTGCAGCTGCTGTTCGCCGAGTTGAACAACTATTATTTCAACGGAGAGGTGCCCGTCTGCCGGATTCGCTACAACTCGCGCTTCTCGAACTCGGCCGGACGCATCACCTATAGCACCAGGCCGGTCCTGATCGAGCTCTCAACCAAGCACTTCCGCGAGCACCCGGAGGCTTTGCGTGAAACGCTGCTGCACGAGATGATTCACGCCTGGCTTTACGATCGGACGGGCGACACCGGCCACGGCTCGGAGTTTCGCAAGAAGATGGCCGAGTGCGGCTTGACTTCGATCTATCACGACCTCGGCAACATGAAGCCGTTCAACGAATCCGCCAAGCGATATATCCTACGCTGCGAGCAGTGCGCGCTCGAGATTCTTCGTCGCCGGTTGCCGCGCGCGGCCATGAGTTGCGGCCGCTGCAGCAAGCAGGGCTACGATCCGCGCTTTCCCTTAACGTTGCTGGAAGTTACCGAAACGCGCGAGCTCGGCGTAACCGTTCCGCGCGCCGCATTTAAGTCTCAGCCCTAG
- a CDS encoding glycosyltransferase family 87 protein: MRRVIVVAAALAILTAFTVARPQHGFGPSLRDFEAYYSAGATWAHGDDAYSVAIWQTEEALPGVNAERFEVLPFVGPPATLPLWAAFSFMPYTIAANLWRVLLFVSLAGLLWILARLAGLERTPLVLFGLAVAALGFGPITADLALGQLALPVTLAVLCTFAANGALARGCAAVLAFAQPNLALALTGGLRAKKTALPIAIGAAAFVTVCFVVVRGTGIVNYIRVLYEHGDAERFSAVQLTPAAIAYGFGASENAALYVGVFIALVAVIVWLSCARTVRDPLMLFCATSALVPFVVTFFHEHDLVIVFAPALILAARTSGKTSRVALGGALLCAPNWLGLAQNPDSMLQTLLLVVAFAAVLVALRQDFSFRTLQIPAAVLILIGIAGLAARAHVLPVWPDAMAALPGGMEHAKIAAVWHAEQTATGLFARDSLWAMLRCASLAGCGLLAYAAVLDSVSSRSPVDSRTYSAARG, from the coding sequence GTGAGGCGCGTAATCGTCGTAGCTGCGGCGCTGGCGATCCTGACCGCATTTACCGTCGCGCGTCCGCAGCACGGCTTTGGGCCGTCGCTGCGGGACTTTGAAGCTTACTATTCCGCGGGGGCAACATGGGCGCACGGCGATGACGCGTACAGCGTCGCGATTTGGCAGACCGAAGAAGCTCTGCCGGGTGTGAACGCGGAACGATTTGAGGTTCTGCCCTTCGTTGGACCGCCCGCGACGCTTCCACTGTGGGCAGCATTCTCGTTCATGCCGTACACGATCGCCGCAAATCTTTGGCGCGTTTTGCTTTTCGTTTCGCTGGCGGGGCTGCTTTGGATCCTGGCGCGGCTTGCCGGACTCGAGCGAACGCCGCTCGTTCTATTCGGGCTGGCGGTGGCAGCCCTCGGCTTCGGCCCGATAACGGCCGATCTCGCGCTCGGACAACTCGCGTTACCTGTCACCCTTGCCGTTCTCTGCACATTCGCGGCGAACGGAGCACTCGCACGGGGCTGCGCGGCGGTGCTCGCATTCGCACAACCAAATCTTGCGCTAGCGCTCACCGGAGGGTTGCGCGCGAAAAAGACCGCCCTGCCCATAGCGATCGGTGCAGCCGCATTTGTAACCGTGTGTTTCGTCGTGGTTAGAGGAACCGGAATAGTCAACTATATTCGGGTGCTGTACGAACACGGTGACGCCGAGCGTTTCTCCGCTGTGCAACTAACGCCGGCCGCCATCGCGTACGGATTCGGCGCGAGCGAGAACGCCGCACTGTACGTCGGCGTCTTCATCGCCTTAGTCGCCGTCATCGTGTGGCTGTCGTGCGCGCGTACCGTGCGCGATCCGTTAATGCTCTTCTGTGCGACCTCCGCACTCGTGCCGTTCGTGGTGACGTTCTTTCACGAGCACGATCTCGTCATCGTCTTCGCACCGGCGCTGATTCTAGCGGCGCGAACGTCCGGCAAAACCTCGCGAGTAGCGCTGGGCGGCGCACTGCTGTGCGCGCCTAACTGGCTCGGCCTCGCGCAAAATCCCGACAGCATGCTGCAAACGCTTCTGCTGGTCGTGGCATTTGCAGCCGTGCTGGTCGCGCTGAGGCAAGATTTTAGCTTTCGCACACTTCAGATTCCGGCTGCCGTCCTCATACTTATTGGCATCGCAGGCCTCGCGGCGCGGGCGCACGTTCTGCCGGTGTGGCCCGACGCAATGGCGGCGCTCCCCGGCGGCATGGAGCATGCAAAGATCGCAGCTGTCTGGCATGCAGAACAGACCGCCACGGGACTCTTCGCGCGCGACTCGCTGTGGGCGATGTTGCGATGCGCTTCCCTGGCCGGCTGCGGTCTGTTAGCTTACGCCGCGGTGCTCGACTCTGTCAGTTCGAGATCGCCTGTGGATTCCAGAACATACTCTGCGGCCCGGGGTTGA